The following proteins are encoded in a genomic region of Corylus avellana chromosome ca4, CavTom2PMs-1.0:
- the LOC132179422 gene encoding uncharacterized protein LOC132179422, translating into MAHHMMFSLSFLVTLAAIEGINAVDYVVTNTAGTTPGGVRFNNVIGSDYSRQTLTSATDFIWKTFQQNNAADRKNVQKVSLFIDDRDGVAFTSNNEIHVSARYINSYSGDVKREITGVLYHEMTHVWQWNGNGLAPGGLIEGIADFVRLKAGYAPSHWVQPGKGDKWDQGYDVTARFLDYCNSLRNGFVAELNKKMRTGYNANFFVQLLGKSVDQLWRDYKAKYGN; encoded by the coding sequence ATGGCTCACCACATGATgttttccctctcttttctaGTAACCCTAGCAGCCATTGAAGGCATTAATGCAGTTGACTACGTAGTCACCAACACCGCCGGGACCACTCCCGGTGGAGTTCGCTTTAACAACGTTATTGGATCTGACTACAGTAGGCAAACCTTGACTTCCGCCACGGATTTCATATGGAAGACCTTTCAGCAAAACAATGCCGCCGACagaaagaatgtgcagaaagtGAGCTTGTTTATCGATGACAGGGATGGAGTTGCATTTACTAGCAACAACGAGATCCACGTCAGCGCGAGATACATCAACAGCTATTCGGGTGATGTGAAAAGAGAAATCACCGGCGTGCTTTACCATGAAATGACACATGTTTGGCAGTGGAATGGTAATGGGTTGGCTCCTGGAGGATTGATCGAAGGAATTGCTGATTTTGTGAGGTTGAAGGCAGGATATGCGCCAAGCCACTGGGTGCAGCCTGGGAAAGGTGATAAATGGGACCAGGGATACGATGTTACAGCTCGGTTTCTAGACTATTGCAATAGTCTTAGAAATGGGTTCGTGGCTGAGTTGAACAAGAAAATGAGGACTGGTTATAATGCTAACTTTTTTGTTCAACTACTTGGAAAATCTGTTGATCAGCTCTGGAGGGACTACAAAGCCAAGTATGGAAATTAG
- the LOC132179419 gene encoding uncharacterized protein LOC132179419: protein MAHRMMFFLSFLVTLAAIEGIHAVDYVVTNTAENTPGGVRFNNEIGSDYSRQTLVSATDFIWRLFQQNNDADRKNVQKVSLFIDDMDGVAYASNNEIHVSARYINGYSGDVKGEITGVLYHEMTHIWQWNGNGLTPGGLIEGIADFVRLKAVYAPSHWVQPGQGDRWDQGYDVTARFLDYCNDLRNGFVAELNKKTRSDYNANFFVELLGKSVDQLWSDYKAKYGN, encoded by the coding sequence ATGGCTCACCGCATGATGTTTTTCCTCTCTTTCCTAGTAACCCTGGCAGCCATTGAAGGCATTCATGCAGTTGATTACGTGGTCACCAACACCGCCGAGAACACTCCCGGTGGGGTTCGCTTTAACAACGAGATCGGATCTGACTACAGCAGACAAACCTTGGTTTCTGCCACAGATTTCATATGGAGGCTCTTCCAGCAAAACAATGATGCCGACagaaagaatgtgcagaaagtGAGCTTGTTTATCGACGACATGGATGGAGTTGCATATGCTAGCAACAACGAGATCCATGTCAGTGCGAGATACATCAACGGATATTCTGGTGATGTGAAAGGAGAAATCACCGGAGTGCTTTACCATGAAATGACGCACATATGGCAGTGGAATGGTAACGGGTTGACTCCTGGAGGGTTGATTGAAGGAATTGCTGATTTTGTGAGGTTGAAGGCAGTGTATGCACCAAGTCACTGGGTGCAGCCTGGACAGGGTGATCGTTGGGACCAAGGATACGATGTTACAGCTCGGTTCCTAGACTATTGCAATGATCTTAGAAATGGGTTTGTGGCGGAGTTGAACAAGAAAACGAGAAGTGATTATAATGCTAACTTTTTTGTTGAATTGCTTGGAAAGTCTGTTGATCAACTCTGGAGCGACTATAAAGCCAAGTATGGAAATTAA
- the LOC132179614 gene encoding uncharacterized protein LOC132179614: MAHRMMFFLSFLVTLAAIEGIHAVDYVVTNTAENTPGGVRFNNEIGSDYSRQTLVSATDFIWRLFQQNNDADRKNVQKVSLFIDDMDGVAYASNNEIHVSARYINGYSGDVKGEITGVLYHEMTHIWQWNGNGLTPGGLIEGIADFVRLKAVYAPSHWVQPGQGDRWDQGYDVTARFLDYCNDL; encoded by the coding sequence ATGGCTCACCGCATGATGTTTTTCCTCTCTTTCCTAGTAACCCTGGCAGCCATTGAAGGCATTCATGCAGTTGATTACGTGGTCACCAACACCGCCGAGAACACTCCCGGTGGGGTTCGCTTTAACAACGAGATCGGATCTGACTACAGCAGACAAACCTTGGTTTCTGCCACAGATTTCATATGGAGGCTCTTCCAGCAAAACAATGATGCCGACagaaagaatgtgcagaaagtGAGCTTGTTTATCGACGACATGGATGGAGTTGCATATGCTAGCAACAACGAGATCCATGTCAGTGCGAGATACATCAACGGATATTCTGGTGATGTGAAAGGAGAAATCACCGGAGTGCTTTACCATGAAATGACGCACATATGGCAGTGGAATGGTAACGGGTTGACTCCTGGAGGGTTGATTGAAGGAATTGCTGATTTTGTGAGGTTGAAGGCAGTGTATGCACCAAGTCACTGGGTGCAGCCTGGACAGGGTGATCGTTGGGACCAAGGATACGATGTTACAGCTCGGTTCCTAGACTATTGCAATGATCTT